A genome region from Camelina sativa cultivar DH55 chromosome 10, Cs, whole genome shotgun sequence includes the following:
- the LOC104717991 gene encoding cysteine-rich receptor-like protein kinase 5: MSACGFLFILTFLTSMRPSTQQPKPVSFDCPPGRHTYLRNSTYFSNLKTLLFSFSSEKNHSSSNRFLRLTKGRNPDMVFGLYLCRGDLLPEVCRDCVNFAVKDILRQCPNEREALIHYDECMLRYTDRDILLDPIATPGILIMNQQNITVNESEQFNDELLSLVNETSEEAADSSRKFAVNKGKFTSSENIYVMVQCMPDLTRENCSSCLQETIKKLPRDKTGGRLLWPSCTLRYELYPFYNKTLPRYEQSARLSQAHTPSQSARLSQAPPPPPTPPQSERSSQAPPPPQSALSSQAPPPPPQSGKNGNSIVIIIAIVVPLAVYILLFAVISSFHVISYRVKKAYETAAADDDGDDITTAGSLQFDFNAVEAATDKFSESNKLGQGGFGQVYKGTFPNGLQVAVKRLSKTSGQGEQEFKNEVLVVAKLQHKNLVKLLGFCLEREEKILVYEFVPNKGLDYFLFDSTLKIQLEWTRRYEIIKGIARGVLYLHQDSRLTIIHRDLKASNILLDDDMNPKVADFGMARIFGIDQTEANTKRVVGTYGYMSPEYAMYGQFSMKSDVYSFGVLVLEIISGRKNSSLYQMKDSAGNLVTYTWRLWSNGSPIELVDPSFQENYQVDDITRCIHIALLCVQEEAEDRPTMSEINQMLTTSSIPLPIPQPPGFFFRRKHEQVGSGTGPSTGSSVLCSIDDVSITQVTPR, translated from the exons ATGTCTGCTTGTGGTTTTCTCTTCATTCTCACCTTCCTTACGAGCATGAGACCTTCTACACAACAACCGAAACCTGTTAGTTTTGATTGTCCTCCGGGGAGACATACTTACCTCAGAAACAGCACATATTTTTccaatctcaaaacccttttgttctctttttcttctgaaaaaaaTCATTCATCCTCCAACAGATTCCTACGCCTTACAAAGGGACGAAACCCGGATATGGTTTTTGGACTTTACCTCTGCCGAGGAGACTTGTTGCCGGAAGTGTGCCGTGATTGCGTCAACTTCGCCGTCAAGGACATTTTGAGACAGTGTCCAAATGAGAGAGAGGCTTTGATTCATTACGATGAATGCATGCTGCGATATACTGACCGGGATATTCTCTTGGATCCTATAGCCACACCAGGAATCTTGATTATGAATCAACAAAATATTACGGTAAACGAATCAGAACAGTTCAATGATGAACTCCTTTCTTTAGTTAACGAAACTTCAGAGGAGGCTGCTGATAGCTCAAGAAAATTTGCGGTTAACAAGGGGAAATTCACATCGTCAGAAAACATTTATGTGATGGTTCAGTGCATGCCTGACCTGACAAGAGAGAATTGCTCTAGCTGTTTGCAAGAAACCATCAAGAAATTGCCTCGTGACAAAACTGGAGGAAGACTTCTCTGGCCAAGTTGTACGTTAAGGTACGAGCTTTACCCATTTTACAATAAAACCTTGCCAAGGTACGAGCAGTCAGCACGTTTAAGTCAAGCTCATACTCCTTCCCAGTCAGCACGTTTAAGtcaagctcctcctcctcctcctactcctCCGCAATCAGAACGTTCAAGtcaagctcctcctcctccgcagTCAGCACTTTCAAGtcaagctcctcctcctcctccacagtCTG GGAAAAATGGAAACTCAATCGTGATAATCATAGCAATTGTTGTGCCACTAGCTGtctatattcttctttttgcgGTTATTTCTAGCTTCCATGTGATAAGTTATAGAGTGAAGAAGGCTTATGAGACAGCAGCTGCAGATGATG ATGGGGATGATATTACAACTGCTGGCTCATTGCAATTTGATTTTAATGCTGTTGAAGCTGCAACAGATAAGTTTTCCGAAAGTAACAAGCTTGGTCAAGGCGGATTTGGGCAAGTTTACAAG GGCACATTCCCTAATGGATTACAAGTTGCGGTGAAGAGACTATCAAAAACATCAGGACAAGGTGAACAAGAGTTCAAGAATGAGGTTCTTGTTGTTGCTAAACTTCAACACAAAAATCTGGTCAAGCTTCTCGGATTTTGTctcgaaagagaagagaaaatactTGTCTACGAGTTTGTGCCTAACAAAGGCCTTGATTACTTCCTCTTTG ACTCTACACTGAAAATCCAACTTGAGTGGACAAGACGGTACGAGATCATTAAAGGAATAGCTAGAGGAGTTctttatcttcatcaagattcacgACTCACAATTATACATCGTGACCTCAAAGCGAGTAACATCCTTTTAGATGATGATATGAATCCAAAAGTTGCTGATTTTGGAATGGCAAGAATTTTTGGAATAGACCAAACAGAAGCCAATACAAAGAGAGTAGTTGGAACCTA TGGCTATATGTCTCCAGAATACGCCATGTATGGCCAGTTCTCCATGAAATCAGATGTCTATAGTTTCGGGGTTTTAGTTCTTGAAATAATAAGCGGCAGAAAAAACAGCAGTCTCTATCAAATGAAAGACAGTGCTGGAAATTTGGTTACATAT ACTTGGAGACTATGGAGCAATGGATCACCAATAGAGCTTGTGGATCCATCTTTTCAAGAAAATTATCAAGTAGACGACATTACTAGATGCATCCATATCGCTCTACTATGTGTgcaagaagaagctgaagaccGTCCAACCATGTCAGAAATCAACCAAATGCTCACCACTAGTTCAATCCCTCTCCCCATTCCTCAACCACCTGGTTTTTTCTTCCGAAGAAAACATGAACAAGTAGGATCAGGAACAGGTCCGTCGACAGGTTCGTCTGTTCTCTGTTCCATCGACGATGTTTCCATTACTCAAGTAACTCCTCGTTGA